From Arthrobacter sp. FW306-2-2C-D06B, a single genomic window includes:
- the qcrC gene encoding cytochrome bc1 complex diheme cytochrome c subunit: MKALSQKRRHPLAAIALLLMGLLVTGGLYAVATTVNQAKADTTTFSASDAQEGGKLFAANCATCHGMGASGSKDGPSLVGVGAAAVDFQVGTGRMPMQMNGPQAQEKPRQFNEQQTQQLAAYVASLGAGPSIPDASLLDEKGDAAKGGELFRVNCAMCHNAAAAGGALTRGKFAPALAGVSGQHIYEAMATGPQNMPVFNDANISPEGKRDIITFLKKIETNGSPGGNDLGGLGPVSEGLFVWVAGLGVIIAFTIWLTSRTS; the protein is encoded by the coding sequence GTGAAGGCACTCTCGCAGAAGCGACGTCATCCACTGGCAGCCATTGCGCTGCTGCTGATGGGACTCCTCGTCACTGGTGGGCTCTACGCCGTTGCCACAACGGTCAACCAGGCGAAGGCAGACACCACTACCTTCAGCGCAAGCGACGCCCAGGAAGGCGGCAAGCTCTTCGCCGCCAACTGCGCCACCTGCCACGGCATGGGCGCCAGCGGATCCAAGGACGGCCCCTCGCTGGTCGGCGTAGGTGCTGCTGCAGTTGACTTCCAGGTTGGCACCGGCCGTATGCCCATGCAGATGAACGGACCCCAGGCCCAGGAAAAGCCGCGGCAGTTCAACGAACAGCAGACCCAGCAGCTCGCGGCCTACGTCGCTTCGCTCGGCGCTGGCCCGTCAATTCCCGACGCATCGTTGCTCGACGAAAAGGGAGATGCCGCCAAGGGTGGCGAACTCTTCCGCGTGAACTGCGCGATGTGCCACAACGCTGCAGCCGCAGGCGGTGCCTTGACCCGTGGAAAGTTCGCTCCGGCCCTGGCTGGCGTCTCGGGCCAGCACATCTATGAAGCCATGGCCACAGGTCCGCAGAACATGCCCGTCTTCAACGACGCCAACATCTCCCCTGAGGGCAAGCGCGACATCATCACCTTCCTGAAGAAGATCGAAACCAACGGCTCGCCTGGTGGAAACGACCTCGGAGGCCTGGGTCCGGTATCTGAAGGTCTCTTCGTCTGGGTTGCCGGCCTCGGCGTCATCATCGCCTTCACCATCTGGCTGACGTCCCGCACGTCCTAG
- the ctaE gene encoding aa3-type cytochrome oxidase subunit III has translation MTSATHAPSTPAHPTLNRPNLVSVGTVVWLSSELMFFAGLFAMYFTLRSTSGALWAEETGKLNFPFALVNTIVLVSSSFTCQMGVFAAERLEPRRRGGVLQFTRWGMNEWFILTFIMGSFFVAGQTTEYAMLVSEHVTLSANAYGSAFYMTTGFHGLHVIGGLIAFLFIIGRAYAAKKFGHFEATSAIVTSYYWHFVDVVWIGLFLVIYVLK, from the coding sequence GTGACATCTGCGACCCATGCCCCCAGTACCCCGGCGCACCCGACGCTGAATCGCCCCAATCTGGTTTCCGTTGGAACCGTTGTGTGGCTTTCCAGTGAGTTGATGTTCTTCGCCGGTCTCTTCGCCATGTACTTCACGCTGCGCTCCACGTCGGGCGCCTTGTGGGCGGAAGAAACCGGCAAGCTCAACTTCCCGTTTGCGCTTGTAAACACGATCGTCCTTGTGTCGAGTTCCTTCACTTGCCAGATGGGCGTCTTCGCTGCCGAACGACTTGAGCCGCGCCGTCGAGGTGGTGTGCTGCAGTTCACCCGCTGGGGCATGAACGAATGGTTCATCCTGACGTTCATCATGGGCTCCTTCTTCGTTGCCGGGCAGACCACCGAATACGCGATGCTTGTGTCCGAGCACGTGACGCTCTCGGCCAATGCATACGGCTCCGCGTTCTACATGACAACCGGCTTCCACGGTCTCCACGTCATCGGCGGCCTCATCGCCTTCCTGTTCATCATTGGCCGCGCATACGCCGCCAAGAAGTTCGGACACTTTGAAGCGACCTCGGCAATCGTCACCTCGTACTATTGGCACTTCGTGGATGTTGTGTGGATCGGCCTCTTCCTGGTCATCTACGTACTGAAGTAG
- the trpD gene encoding anthranilate phosphoribosyltransferase — protein MTSQASAEQASNSWPGLISALINGHDLSVGNTAWAMNTIMSGEAAPSQIAGFLVALRAKGETVEEVTGLVEAMLSNAKPVSIPGEKLDIVGTGGDRLNTVNISTMAALVAAGAGARVVKHGNRAASSSSGSADVLEALGVRLDLPIERVARNAEEAGITFCFAQVFHPSFRHTGVVRAELGIPTAFNFLGPMTNPAHVQASAVGVANATMAPLIAGVLARRGSRGLVFRGEDGLDELTTTGPSTVWEIRNGHVTEQRFSPADLGIAAATVADLRGGDANANAAVVREVLDGKPGPVRDAVVLNAAAGLVAFDTSADGSFLERMKSAWLRAAESIDSGAASRVLDTWVGLSRS, from the coding sequence GTGACTTCACAGGCATCTGCAGAGCAGGCAAGCAACTCGTGGCCCGGACTCATCTCCGCATTGATCAACGGGCATGACCTCTCGGTCGGGAACACCGCGTGGGCCATGAACACGATCATGTCCGGAGAAGCCGCCCCCTCCCAGATTGCCGGCTTCCTCGTGGCCCTGCGCGCCAAAGGGGAAACGGTCGAGGAAGTCACTGGATTGGTGGAGGCAATGCTCTCCAACGCCAAGCCCGTGAGCATTCCGGGTGAAAAGCTTGACATCGTAGGCACCGGCGGCGATCGGCTGAACACCGTCAACATCTCGACGATGGCTGCCCTTGTGGCGGCCGGCGCTGGAGCACGGGTCGTAAAGCACGGGAACCGGGCGGCATCGTCGTCGTCGGGCTCTGCAGATGTCCTGGAAGCCTTGGGCGTGAGGCTCGACTTGCCGATCGAACGCGTTGCCCGCAACGCCGAAGAGGCAGGGATCACCTTCTGTTTCGCCCAGGTATTCCACCCTTCGTTCCGGCATACCGGTGTTGTCAGGGCGGAACTGGGAATTCCCACGGCCTTCAACTTCCTGGGACCAATGACCAACCCTGCCCACGTCCAGGCTTCAGCCGTGGGTGTTGCCAACGCCACCATGGCTCCTTTGATCGCCGGAGTCTTGGCGCGCCGGGGGAGCCGCGGATTGGTGTTCCGCGGGGAAGACGGACTCGATGAACTCACCACCACCGGACCATCCACGGTGTGGGAAATCAGGAACGGGCACGTCACCGAGCAGCGGTTCTCGCCGGCCGACCTTGGGATCGCCGCGGCGACCGTCGCCGATCTTCGAGGCGGCGACGCCAACGCGAATGCCGCCGTCGTGCGCGAAGTACTTGACGGGAAGCCGGGCCCGGTCCGCGATGCCGTCGTGCTCAACGCCGCCGCAGGCCTGGTGGCCTTCGATACTTCTGCCGACGGGTCGTTCCTGGAACGAATGAAGTCGGCCTGGCTGCGGGCTGCGGAATCCATTGATTCCGGGGCGGCTTCAAGGGTCCTCGACACGTGGGTCGGACTCAGCCGAAGCTAG
- a CDS encoding Lrp/AsnC family transcriptional regulator gives MITAFVLIKTDASRIPETAEEISAIQGISEVYSVTGEWDLIAVARVAKHEELADVIADKLSKVPAVVHTTTHIAFRAYSQHDLDAAFSLGFEQ, from the coding sequence GTGATCACCGCTTTTGTCCTGATCAAGACCGACGCTTCACGCATCCCGGAGACGGCCGAAGAGATCTCCGCCATCCAAGGGATCAGCGAGGTCTACTCCGTCACCGGGGAATGGGACCTTATTGCCGTGGCGCGCGTGGCGAAGCACGAGGAGTTGGCGGACGTCATCGCCGACAAACTATCCAAGGTTCCCGCAGTGGTTCACACCACCACGCACATCGCCTTCCGCGCCTACTCACAGCATGATCTGGACGCCGCATTTTCGCTCGGCTTCGAGCAATAA
- a CDS encoding DUF3054 domain-containing protein, with protein MPSAKSALVRTALIAGLADAILILVFAAIGRDAHQRADVLTGVFATAWPFLAGAVIGWLAVRAWKAPFKTWPAGVGIWIGSVAGGMLLRAATGQTVVLAFIIVALISLAILLLGYRAVIALVVRVRRRSRQS; from the coding sequence ATGCCTTCTGCAAAATCCGCCCTGGTCCGCACTGCCCTCATCGCCGGACTGGCAGACGCAATCCTCATTCTTGTTTTCGCGGCCATTGGCCGCGACGCACACCAGCGTGCCGATGTGCTGACCGGGGTCTTTGCCACGGCTTGGCCGTTTCTTGCCGGTGCCGTGATCGGTTGGCTCGCTGTGCGGGCTTGGAAGGCACCCTTCAAGACCTGGCCGGCCGGCGTCGGCATATGGATCGGAAGCGTGGCCGGGGGCATGCTTTTGCGTGCGGCCACCGGCCAGACCGTGGTTCTCGCATTCATCATTGTCGCCTTGATCAGCTTGGCGATCCTGCTGCTTGGCTACCGCGCCGTGATCGCCCTTGTGGTGCGGGTCCGTCGACGGAGCCGCCAGTCCTAA
- a CDS encoding VOC family protein, with product MRLIQVAQRAVDLDRASAFYSRLLGSEPTGRFDPPGLLFFDLDGVRLLLDRGAPSSLIYLEVADLRLSVEELRASGAKIVQEPQLVYSHVDGSLGPAGTDEWMAFVKDSEGNTVGLVGREASGS from the coding sequence ATGAGGTTGATCCAGGTTGCCCAGCGGGCGGTGGACCTCGACCGCGCATCCGCGTTCTACTCCCGACTGCTGGGCAGTGAGCCGACGGGAAGATTCGATCCGCCCGGCCTGCTCTTCTTCGATCTCGACGGCGTCCGGCTTCTCCTGGATCGCGGCGCTCCGTCGTCGCTGATTTACCTTGAAGTAGCCGATCTCCGGCTCTCTGTTGAAGAGCTCCGCGCCTCCGGGGCAAAGATCGTCCAGGAACCACAATTGGTCTATAGCCACGTCGACGGAAGCCTTGGGCCGGCCGGGACCGATGAATGGATGGCCTTCGTCAAGGACAGCGAGGGCAATACAGTGGGCCTCGTGGGCCGCGAGGCAAGCGGCAGTTAG
- a CDS encoding VOC family protein, which yields MTTNLNPYISFRDNAKEAMTFYQSVFGGELTQSTFAEFHASEDPAESDKIMHSALKTDNGLLLMAADTPNSMDYSPGNNISVSLSGDDEAELRGYWDGLVDGGTVTVPMEKAPWGDIFGMLTDKFGIAWLVNVSGEQPQ from the coding sequence ATGACCACGAACCTCAACCCCTACATCAGCTTTCGGGACAACGCCAAAGAGGCAATGACTTTCTACCAGTCGGTCTTCGGCGGCGAACTGACCCAAAGCACGTTCGCGGAGTTCCACGCGAGCGAAGACCCCGCCGAAAGCGACAAGATCATGCACTCGGCACTCAAGACAGACAACGGATTGCTGCTCATGGCCGCGGACACCCCCAACAGCATGGATTACAGCCCGGGAAACAACATCTCGGTGTCGCTTAGCGGCGACGACGAAGCGGAACTTCGCGGCTATTGGGACGGACTGGTCGACGGCGGGACGGTCACCGTGCCGATGGAGAAGGCGCCGTGGGGGGACATCTTCGGGATGCTCACTGATAAGTTCGGCATCGCTTGGCTGGTCAACGTTTCGGGAGAGCAGCCTCAGTAA
- a CDS encoding LCP family protein has translation MVTRHDAPSPEPGQSPPVAYPGQGKLAARSRRFSFRRSPRWFKITSAAVAVLLIAVIAFGGYWVWRLQSNISSSALGAGGIRTEGPVDDSKDRLQILVLGTDTRSGKNGQFGTTDQSSGYGQSDVMMLLDISADNNHVNVISFPRDLLVDVPACTDNKTGKQYPERQNAMINSAMAEAGIGCAVDTVNKLTGLEVDHFMMADFNAVTELSKAVGGVDVCVSTAVNDPDSGLHLPKGTSQVEGDQALAFLRTRHAFSDGGDLGRIKAQQSFLGSLVRKLKADGTLGNPQKMLGIADTVTKNLTVDNGLASVPALLTIAGRLKNIDPAKVNFITVPNVPAASDPNRLDLDQPAASNFFAALTKSPDLSQPAPSAAASAAPTTEAPKAGYNKALQPITVANGTGVTGRSQEIGSLLSAGGFTKLAKIQADARPQTMVYYGAGFADVAADVAAMFGLPATSVQQVASVQGVQLYAGQDFATGDKPTLPAPKPNDVVAQTAQDQTCQTTNPVG, from the coding sequence TTGGTCACTCGCCACGATGCACCCAGCCCGGAGCCGGGTCAGTCACCCCCTGTTGCCTACCCGGGCCAGGGAAAGCTGGCTGCCCGCAGCCGGCGGTTCAGCTTTCGCCGCTCGCCCCGCTGGTTCAAAATCACCAGCGCCGCAGTGGCTGTCCTGCTGATCGCAGTCATCGCGTTCGGAGGGTATTGGGTATGGCGCCTTCAGTCCAACATCTCATCGTCCGCACTCGGCGCCGGAGGCATCAGGACGGAAGGACCGGTGGACGACAGCAAGGACCGGCTTCAAATCCTCGTCCTGGGTACTGATACCCGAAGCGGGAAGAACGGGCAGTTCGGTACTACCGACCAATCCTCCGGCTACGGCCAGTCCGACGTCATGATGTTGCTGGATATTTCCGCGGACAACAACCATGTCAACGTGATCAGCTTCCCGCGGGACTTGTTGGTGGACGTCCCGGCCTGCACTGACAACAAAACCGGCAAGCAATACCCCGAACGGCAAAATGCGATGATCAACAGCGCCATGGCCGAGGCTGGAATCGGCTGCGCTGTTGACACCGTCAACAAGCTCACGGGTTTGGAAGTTGACCACTTCATGATGGCCGACTTCAACGCAGTGACCGAACTATCCAAGGCCGTCGGCGGCGTCGACGTCTGCGTGAGCACTGCCGTCAACGACCCCGACTCCGGATTGCATTTGCCCAAGGGCACCTCACAGGTGGAAGGCGACCAGGCCCTGGCGTTCCTGCGCACCCGCCACGCATTTTCCGATGGCGGAGACCTCGGACGGATCAAGGCGCAGCAGTCGTTCCTCGGTTCCCTCGTGCGGAAGCTCAAAGCTGACGGAACGCTCGGAAACCCCCAGAAGATGCTGGGCATCGCCGATACAGTCACGAAGAACCTCACCGTCGACAACGGTCTCGCCTCGGTTCCGGCACTGTTGACCATCGCGGGCAGGCTCAAGAACATTGACCCGGCCAAGGTCAACTTCATCACCGTGCCCAACGTCCCGGCGGCGTCCGATCCCAACCGGCTCGACCTCGACCAACCGGCGGCGAGCAACTTCTTTGCCGCCTTGACGAAGAGCCCCGACCTGAGCCAGCCCGCACCAAGTGCCGCTGCATCCGCTGCTCCAACCACCGAAGCTCCGAAGGCCGGATACAACAAGGCGCTTCAACCGATCACCGTCGCCAATGGAACGGGCGTGACCGGCAGGAGCCAGGAGATCGGATCGCTGCTCTCCGCCGGTGGATTCACGAAGCTGGCCAAGATCCAAGCCGATGCCAGGCCACAGACCATGGTCTACTACGGTGCTGGTTTTGCCGATGTTGCCGCGGATGTCGCCGCGATGTTCGGGTTGCCGGCGACGAGCGTGCAGCAGGTCGCCAGTGTCCAGGGAGTCCAGCTCTACGCAGGTCAAGATTTCGCCACAGGCGACAAGCCGACGCTGCCGGCCCCCAAGCCCAACGATGTCGTCGCCCAGACCGCCCAGGACCAGACCTGCCAGACGACCAACCCGGTCGGATAG